A single Vulcanisaeta distributa DSM 14429 DNA region contains:
- a CDS encoding PfkB family carbohydrate kinase, translating into MLGIIGHAAIDIIRRGSTVRRSPGGAPTYCSFYLKQIGVDPLPITLVGNDFNDYLTDYRSRGIVTDRIKILSNCDSTSYEIMYYDTTRRLRLLARCRDFSIDDLYELPDTVAVNPIAREVSLEVLQYIRRSVRFMGVDLQGFTRVFDENNYVKTKVNINDITKIIGYADIVKASVDDVPISEFETIASKYPGKVVVLTMGANGSILLYNGHKLRVFTDGIVNAKDPTGAGDVLTCSLTYMLSRGEDLEWSFLFSNAVAVAKTMGEGPYGIINNNIVNKIANKLSSRLIRT; encoded by the coding sequence ATGCTTGGAATAATCGGTCATGCAGCCATTGATATAATAAGGAGGGGTTCAACGGTTAGGAGGTCACCAGGTGGCGCACCAACATACTGCTCGTTCTACCTTAAGCAAATAGGCGTTGATCCACTACCAATCACTTTGGTCGGTAATGACTTCAATGATTATCTAACCGATTATAGGAGTAGGGGCATAGTTACGGACAGAATTAAAATATTAAGTAATTGTGATAGTACGTCCTATGAAATAATGTATTACGACACAACGAGAAGGTTAAGGTTATTGGCCAGGTGTAGAGACTTCTCAATTGATGATCTCTACGAATTACCTGATACGGTTGCGGTAAACCCAATAGCTAGGGAGGTTAGCCTGGAGGTTTTACAGTATATTAGAAGGAGTGTTAGGTTCATGGGCGTTGATTTACAGGGATTTACTAGGGTATTTGATGAAAATAATTATGTGAAGACTAAGGTTAATATTAATGATATTACGAAGATAATTGGGTATGCGGATATAGTTAAGGCTAGTGTCGATGACGTACCAATAAGCGAGTTCGAGACCATAGCTAGTAAGTACCCAGGTAAAGTCGTGGTACTAACCATGGGTGCCAATGGATCGATACTACTTTATAATGGTCATAAACTCCGTGTTTTCACGGACGGCATAGTCAATGCGAAAGATCCAACAGGTGCCGGTGATGTGTTAACCTGTTCATTAACGTACATGCTCAGTAGGGGTGAGGACCTCGAGTGGTCATTCCTCTTCTCAAACGCTGTCGCGGTTGCTAAGACCATGGGTGAGGGGCCTTATGGCATCATTAATAATAATATTGTGAACAAGATTGCCAATAAATTATCCTCACGACTTATTAGGACCTAA
- a CDS encoding helix-turn-helix transcriptional regulator, which translates to MVMMSIYNYYLVVSAALIQFAVLSSFIYQIFKEARKPIDKDVGNVKVNKSSTVVNQLEFDTMSRSKEGAVDVNELIANINEDEIRVLSYLLSRGGDAYQAEIARELGLPKSTVSRIIRRLHDRGLITVRRVGRFSYVQVTDIDYVSDIISRLGPNKS; encoded by the coding sequence ATGGTTATGATGAGTATATACAATTATTACCTGGTGGTTTCCGCGGCTCTCATTCAATTTGCAGTATTATCATCATTCATTTATCAAATATTTAAGGAAGCAAGAAAACCAATAGATAAAGATGTGGGGAATGTCAAGGTTAATAAATCATCAACTGTTGTTAATCAACTCGAGTTTGATACTATGAGCAGGAGTAAAGAGGGTGCAGTGGATGTTAATGAGTTAATTGCGAATATTAATGAGGACGAGATAAGGGTTCTATCCTACCTATTAAGCAGGGGCGGCGATGCGTATCAAGCAGAGATCGCGAGAGAATTGGGACTGCCTAAAAGTACTGTTTCCAGGATAATAAGGAGGTTACATGATAGGGGGTTAATAACCGTTAGGAGGGTAGGCAGGTTTAGTTATGTCCAGGTTACGGACATTGATTACGTGAGTGACATAATTAGTAGATTAGGTCCTAATAAGTCGTGA
- a CDS encoding M24 family metallopeptidase — protein MGIIKDRISKVLNLFDELSLDVIVIVNGANLEYFTGIDSGLMFVVNRSMDTTLIVPRLDLQRVQEIVGSDTRLIGYSTVEVPQRMPGESLFVSKSIGDYLLREVGLKPNNIVGIDNPDSSVAKELNSVGVKIMNINESILRLREIKDEYEIGMIEEATRITEEALDDVLKGGLEGKRERDVAAMLYQKMIGRGAEDVAFKPIVASGPNGAYPHHVFTDRVIRRGEFVTIDVGARYRLYCTDMTRTIAVGSVGGKIKDAALAVLEAFRKASNSVRPGVKARDVDSIARNVLAEYGFDSYYIHSTGHGVGIEVHERPSIGPSSDEELKPNEVITVEPGVYIKGIGGVRIEDTILVTESGSRAISRYPVDLL, from the coding sequence GTGGGTATAATTAAGGATCGCATAAGTAAGGTGTTAAATCTTTTTGATGAATTAAGTTTGGACGTAATCGTCATAGTTAATGGAGCAAACCTTGAGTACTTCACGGGCATTGATAGTGGGTTAATGTTTGTCGTTAATAGATCAATGGATACAACGTTAATAGTTCCAAGGCTTGACCTACAGAGGGTTCAGGAGATTGTTGGTAGTGATACGAGACTAATCGGCTACTCCACTGTTGAAGTACCGCAGAGAATGCCAGGGGAGAGCTTGTTCGTGTCAAAGAGCATCGGTGATTACCTACTTAGGGAGGTCGGACTTAAGCCTAATAATATTGTTGGCATCGATAATCCAGACTCATCGGTAGCTAAGGAGCTTAATTCCGTGGGTGTTAAAATCATGAATATTAATGAATCAATATTGAGATTGAGGGAGATTAAGGATGAGTATGAGATAGGGATGATCGAGGAGGCTACACGAATAACTGAGGAGGCCCTTGACGATGTGCTAAAGGGTGGTCTTGAGGGTAAGAGAGAAAGGGATGTGGCCGCAATGCTATATCAGAAAATGATTGGTAGAGGGGCTGAGGATGTGGCGTTCAAACCTATCGTTGCCTCAGGACCAAATGGCGCATATCCACACCACGTATTCACGGATAGGGTAATAAGGAGGGGAGAGTTTGTGACCATCGATGTTGGTGCTCGATACCGCCTTTACTGCACAGATATGACGAGGACCATTGCCGTGGGGTCAGTAGGTGGTAAAATAAAAGATGCCGCGCTGGCGGTGCTTGAGGCTTTTAGAAAGGCTTCTAATTCCGTTAGACCTGGCGTCAAGGCTAGAGATGTAGATTCAATAGCGAGGAATGTACTTGCTGAGTATGGCTTTGACTCGTACTACATACATAGTACGGGGCATGGGGTTGGGATAGAGGTTCATGAGAGACCATCAATAGGTCCTTCAAGTGATGAGGAGCTGAAACCAAATGAAGTAATAACAGTGGAGCCTGGCGTTTACATTAAAGGCATTGGCGGCGTTAGAATTGAGGATACCATATTGGTCACAGAATCAGGTTCGAGGGCAATAAGTAGGTATCCTGTTGATTTACTTTAA
- a CDS encoding HD domain-containing protein has protein sequence MTLSYTKVIADPALGWIRLTNEEARFIDSCRYIQRLRYIHQLGLTFMVYPSAHHSRFEHSLGTLQIVTLMLERMLRSNDVRESLLNLGKSMGLDTEDDIIMHMRIAALLHDLGHLPFSHVFEGVFGQGIDPLITNCSRGVNEEVLGRVFKGPFKEHELITYFILTNNDEFKGVFKESMPDIDLRVIKALLHSDIVIKISELLPQFIDVIGYDDIAFLKSLSNELKSFNILRNLISGDLDADRVEYVLRDSYLTGASIGSVISISDIERILDNMKIVRSSKDYVLAFDEKARANLEGFIIARFNIYKLVYLHHKVVLFNTLARNLMNELLRHYDELNDDIKDYLCQLYRFSIGHLKGYDVMYIIDDYLLSVLLRNRQYLINKIRGISKFLDPLITRSTTFKALWKRDFEFINLVNKQGVELALINDVFPYLLSKGESRDEVLQAFYNELKKELSEAPITCLRNLTNNQSIESSVIIGFRIFEPEARLSIIHGDSLVSINELSPLAISVADAWKRSPHVFVFVDIEELGNACQGVDINIVLDYLRGLVVKAMYNALRGFGNIISKYFNSS, from the coding sequence ATGACACTAAGTTATACTAAGGTTATTGCAGATCCAGCGCTTGGTTGGATTAGGCTAACAAATGAGGAGGCTAGGTTTATTGATTCCTGCAGGTACATACAGAGGCTACGGTATATACATCAGCTTGGCTTAACGTTCATGGTTTATCCATCAGCCCACCATAGTAGGTTTGAGCACTCACTTGGCACTCTTCAGATAGTGACATTAATGCTTGAGCGAATGCTTAGGTCTAATGATGTAAGGGAGTCATTACTTAACCTTGGTAAATCTATGGGCCTTGACACGGAGGATGATATAATAATGCACATGAGAATAGCAGCATTACTTCATGACCTGGGTCACCTACCCTTCTCCCACGTGTTTGAGGGGGTCTTTGGTCAGGGTATTGATCCATTAATCACGAACTGCAGCAGAGGAGTTAATGAGGAGGTTTTGGGTAGGGTCTTTAAAGGTCCCTTTAAGGAGCATGAGTTAATAACGTATTTTATACTTACGAATAATGATGAGTTTAAGGGTGTATTTAAAGAATCGATGCCGGATATTGATTTACGTGTAATAAAGGCGTTACTGCACAGCGACATTGTGATTAAAATCTCGGAATTACTGCCGCAATTCATAGACGTAATTGGTTATGACGACATAGCATTCCTTAAGTCGCTAAGTAATGAGTTAAAGTCGTTCAATATTTTGAGGAATTTGATATCCGGCGACCTTGATGCTGATAGGGTGGAATACGTACTTAGGGATTCCTACCTAACGGGGGCTAGTATTGGTTCTGTAATTAGTATTAGCGATATTGAGAGGATACTTGATAATATGAAGATTGTGAGGAGTAGTAAGGATTACGTGTTGGCATTTGACGAGAAGGCAAGGGCTAACCTGGAAGGCTTCATAATCGCGCGCTTTAATATATATAAGCTCGTTTATCTGCATCATAAGGTCGTACTGTTTAATACATTAGCTAGGAACTTAATGAATGAATTGTTGAGGCATTATGACGAGCTTAATGATGATATTAAGGATTACCTGTGTCAATTATATCGTTTTTCAATTGGTCATTTAAAGGGTTATGATGTCATGTATATAATAGATGATTATCTACTATCAGTATTACTAAGGAATAGGCAATACCTCATAAATAAGATACGTGGCATCTCCAAATTCCTGGATCCCTTAATAACGAGGAGCACGACATTTAAAGCGTTGTGGAAGAGGGATTTTGAGTTCATAAATCTCGTTAATAAACAAGGTGTTGAACTCGCACTGATAAATGACGTGTTCCCATACCTACTCAGTAAGGGCGAGTCTAGGGATGAGGTTCTGCAGGCATTCTATAATGAGTTGAAGAAGGAGCTCAGTGAAGCACCAATTACCTGTTTACGTAACTTAACGAATAATCAATCTATCGAATCATCAGTAATAATAGGGTTTAGGATATTTGAACCTGAGGCGAGACTTAGCATAATTCATGGGGATTCCCTAGTTAGTATCAATGAACTATCACCACTTGCTATATCAGTGGCGGATGCATGGAAAAGGTCTCCGCACGTGTTTGTATTCGTTGACATCGAAGAGCTGGGTAATGCTTGTCAGGGTGTTGATATTAATATTGTCCTGGATTATCTAAGGGGTTTGGTTGTGAAGGCCATGTATAATGCGTTAAGAGGTTTTGGTAATATTATTAGCAAGTATTTCAATAGTTCTTAG
- a CDS encoding NAD(P)/FAD-dependent oxidoreductase, protein MSKSDAVIIGAGPSGLYLARELSKVMNVTIFEEDKMLGMPPHCTGLVNLDSLKSLGISPPVINTYRYVRITDLNGNSITFDFKRRAIAMLDRPGLEHYLADGLGSATLMLGERVVELSNGFIRTRARQEAFSLAVIAEGANMTLTRNIIPWKPVHVYGVQTDTKSFSISELMPRSDEEIVVIFDRKLSEHYFAWIVPKDFHEFRVGLADDANVWVKFTELLKIIKAEQLKPFGGKIIIGGSPSHVVMGNTAVIGDAGGFVKPMTGGGIIMGMLSARLLAESINSAIKEGLSINDALFIYDTLFRKYIKGKVKALSSASYILHMMINRSLSYVMQSMSKVSVDVDDYDNHIDAILRAASKRPWSFIRAIFSVIDELSLIEPGTINKLIKELME, encoded by the coding sequence ATGAGCAAGAGTGATGCCGTAATCATCGGTGCCGGACCCAGCGGACTTTACTTAGCCCGTGAGTTGAGCAAGGTTATGAATGTAACGATATTCGAAGAAGATAAAATGCTCGGAATGCCGCCCCATTGTACGGGACTCGTTAACCTCGACTCCTTAAAATCACTTGGTATATCACCCCCCGTCATAAATACCTACAGGTATGTAAGGATAACGGACTTAAATGGTAATAGCATAACCTTTGACTTCAAGAGAAGAGCCATAGCAATGCTTGATAGGCCGGGTCTTGAGCATTACCTCGCCGATGGCTTAGGCAGCGCCACATTAATGCTTGGCGAGAGAGTTGTTGAACTAAGTAATGGATTCATAAGGACCAGGGCAAGACAGGAGGCATTTAGCCTCGCCGTAATTGCTGAGGGCGCTAATATGACATTAACGAGGAATATTATTCCGTGGAAGCCGGTTCACGTTTACGGTGTACAGACCGATACTAAGTCATTCAGCATAAGTGAGTTAATGCCTAGGAGTGATGAGGAAATTGTGGTTATTTTTGATAGGAAACTTAGTGAACATTATTTTGCCTGGATTGTTCCAAAGGACTTTCATGAATTTAGGGTTGGGTTAGCTGATGATGCAAATGTGTGGGTTAAATTCACGGAGTTATTAAAGATAATAAAGGCGGAGCAATTAAAGCCATTTGGGGGTAAGATAATAATTGGTGGATCACCAAGTCATGTGGTTATGGGTAACACGGCGGTTATTGGCGATGCCGGAGGTTTCGTTAAGCCAATGACAGGGGGTGGAATCATAATGGGTATGCTAAGTGCAAGACTACTTGCCGAGAGCATAAACAGTGCCATAAAGGAGGGCCTATCAATAAATGATGCATTATTTATTTACGACACCTTATTTAGAAAGTATATTAAGGGGAAGGTGAAGGCATTAAGCTCCGCATCGTATATCCTGCACATGATGATAAACAGGAGCCTGAGCTATGTAATGCAATCAATGAGTAAGGTTAGTGTTGATGTTGATGATTACGATAATCATATCGATGCAATATTAAGGGCAGCCTCAAAAAGGCCGTGGTCATTCATTAGGGCCATCTTCTCAGTAATTGATGAGTTATCATTAATTGAACCAGGTACAATTAATAAATTAATTAAGGAATTAATGGAGTAG
- a CDS encoding tyrosine--tRNA ligase, with protein sequence MDIEERLSLITRYPTEEVLTVDELRQYLETGAKLKHYIGFEISGYIHIGTGIVSLSKVVDLQRAGIEVSILLADVHSWLNNKLGGDLELIRKVANRYYVETFKKAIEVLGGDPDNVKFYMASDLYHNNDEYWYLILDLARMTNLADIRHSLTILGRKMGESIPMSWLVYPLLQVADVFVIGSHIAHGGIDQRKAYVLAREVALRVRFYPLMLNNEKVKPIALFHSLIPALNITGKESKEELSEMKMSKSLPDTAIFLHDSAEAIRQKILKAYCPPRETKMNPVIELAHLFSFRERRDKPFIIERPQQYGGGRLEFWTFDELVKAYTEGKIHPLDLKNAVADEVVKYLEPIIKWFQEGQGAKLIEEMSSIMKITR encoded by the coding sequence ATGGATATTGAGGAGAGATTATCATTGATAACCAGGTATCCAACGGAGGAGGTACTCACGGTTGACGAGTTAAGGCAATACCTGGAGACAGGGGCTAAGCTGAAGCATTACATAGGCTTTGAGATAAGTGGCTATATACACATTGGTACGGGCATTGTAAGTCTATCAAAGGTTGTTGATTTACAGAGGGCTGGTATTGAGGTTTCGATATTGCTCGCTGATGTGCACTCATGGCTTAATAATAAACTTGGCGGTGACCTTGAACTAATTAGGAAGGTTGCAAATAGGTATTACGTAGAGACGTTCAAAAAAGCCATTGAGGTTCTTGGTGGAGACCCAGACAACGTTAAATTCTACATGGCGAGCGACTTATACCACAATAATGATGAGTACTGGTACCTAATACTCGACCTTGCCAGGATGACGAACCTAGCCGACATTAGGCATAGCCTAACAATACTTGGTAGGAAGATGGGTGAGTCAATACCCATGTCATGGCTCGTATACCCACTGCTCCAGGTGGCTGACGTATTCGTGATAGGTTCGCACATTGCGCATGGCGGTATTGACCAGAGGAAGGCCTATGTGCTTGCGAGGGAAGTCGCTTTGAGGGTTAGGTTTTACCCATTGATGCTTAATAATGAGAAGGTAAAGCCAATAGCCCTATTTCACAGCCTAATACCAGCCCTTAACATAACTGGGAAGGAGTCTAAAGAGGAGTTGAGTGAGATGAAGATGAGTAAGTCATTACCGGATACCGCCATATTCCTGCACGATAGTGCTGAAGCCATTCGCCAAAAGATACTCAAGGCATATTGCCCACCCAGGGAAACTAAGATGAACCCCGTGATTGAGCTTGCGCATTTATTCTCATTCAGGGAGCGTAGGGATAAGCCATTCATTATCGAAAGGCCGCAACAGTACGGTGGTGGAAGGCTTGAGTTCTGGACGTTCGATGAATTAGTCAAGGCGTATACCGAGGGTAAGATACACCCACTGGACCTTAAGAATGCTGTTGCTGATGAGGTTGTTAAGTACCTTGAGCCAATAATTAAGTGGTTCCAGGAGGGGCAGGGAGCCAAGTTGATAGAGGAGATGAGTAGTATAATGAAGATAACGAGGTAG
- a CDS encoding DUF371 domain-containing protein gives MVRVVIDRIRAWGHVNVRARHRTTIEITRDDYLTPRGDCIIGIKADKGLSGISPELKEIIKKDGSIVIAMFVVDDYLDYVVGMGSSKLTLGNDNKLIIRRSNYIDDATLMIRANKAAIDIDRRLIDRLKKESPLTVYIIGVDLEQDRTVEGDGT, from the coding sequence GTGGTTCGGGTAGTCATTGATAGGATAAGGGCTTGGGGTCATGTCAATGTTAGGGCTAGGCATAGGACCACGATTGAGATTACAAGGGATGATTACTTAACGCCCAGGGGTGATTGTATAATCGGTATTAAGGCCGATAAGGGTTTATCGGGTATAAGCCCCGAACTTAAGGAGATTATTAAGAAGGATGGGTCAATAGTGATAGCAATGTTTGTGGTTGACGACTATCTCGACTACGTAGTTGGTATGGGCTCCTCAAAGCTTACCCTGGGCAATGATAATAAATTAATCATTAGGAGGAGTAATTACATTGATGATGCAACACTAATGATTAGGGCGAATAAGGCGGCGATTGATATAGATAGAAGGCTCATAGATAGGTTAAAGAAAGAGAGCCCCTTGACAGTCTATATTATAGGTGTTGACCTTGAGCAGGATAGAACAGTTGAAGGCGATGGCACTTAG
- a CDS encoding phosphatidate cytidylyltransferase, which translates to MLTLSRIEQLKAMALRKLIHVALSIFLIIPFIVNLKTYGISTTLYFTLITLGVSVIYVIQVKRPIITIVLLDALTSARRSILQQITKSPIGSAIPIDTLDDGLMKLEKTVKELLESVERDYERRGGYLGILMGAIGVLISQLLTGNYVIYGIMSVIVYDTMSAIGGILLGRVRLPFSNATMEGTLVGMASLATVLFLFTNQLIGSLAVTVVAALAEAYGMEDNLAIPITTSLMAMALRLPVIT; encoded by the coding sequence GTGTTGACCTTGAGCAGGATAGAACAGTTGAAGGCGATGGCACTTAGGAAGTTGATCCACGTTGCGCTATCTATATTCTTAATAATACCATTTATAGTGAACCTGAAGACCTACGGCATATCAACAACACTGTACTTCACGCTAATTACCCTAGGCGTTTCCGTGATATACGTTATCCAGGTTAAGAGGCCAATAATTACTATAGTCCTGCTTGACGCATTAACAAGCGCCAGGAGGTCAATACTACAGCAGATCACTAAGTCGCCAATAGGCTCGGCAATACCGATAGATACCCTAGACGATGGATTAATGAAACTTGAGAAGACCGTTAAGGAATTACTTGAGAGTGTTGAGAGGGATTATGAAAGAAGAGGTGGCTACTTAGGCATTTTAATGGGCGCCATCGGAGTACTAATTAGTCAGTTGCTAACTGGTAATTACGTTATTTACGGGATAATGTCAGTGATAGTCTACGATACAATGAGCGCGATAGGTGGTATACTCCTCGGTAGAGTCAGGTTGCCCTTTAGCAATGCCACCATGGAGGGCACACTCGTGGGCATGGCATCGCTAGCCACAGTACTATTCCTATTCACGAATCAATTAATCGGCTCCCTGGCAGTAACAGTAGTTGCAGCATTAGCCGAAGCATACGGGATGGAGGATAACCTGGCGATACCAATAACCACGTCTTTAATGGCCATGGCCCTCAGGCTACCCGTAATTACGTAA
- the ilvC gene encoding ketol-acid reductoisomerase, producing MAKLYFDGDAELIRGKVISMIGFGNQGSAQALNLRDGGFNVIIGNIEDEYANRARSLGFTVYSIPEAVKRGDVVVMAIPDEVQPEVWIRDIAPNLSPGKIVVFLSGYNVYYGFIKPPKDVDVIMVAPRMIGEGVRDNFVNGKGFPVLIGVANNYSGRAWDHALAYSKAIGAIGKPGGVAVESSFEEETITDLFSEHTWAGAFLFLLAEGYNVLVENGVSPEAAMLELWASGELIAITKAIVEKGLFAQLKGHSTTSQYGHLTWGPRYVTDEVKKLMREAIRQIKDGTFAREWALERMLGYPVFNRLWDEIMRGRVWQDEDRLYRALGRRK from the coding sequence ATGGCGAAGCTTTACTTCGACGGAGATGCTGAGTTGATAAGGGGTAAGGTTATATCGATGATAGGCTTTGGTAACCAAGGAAGCGCCCAAGCCCTAAATCTTAGGGATGGTGGTTTCAACGTTATAATAGGTAATATAGAGGATGAGTATGCAAACCGAGCTAGGAGTCTTGGCTTCACTGTGTATTCAATACCGGAAGCTGTTAAGCGCGGTGATGTTGTGGTTATGGCTATTCCAGATGAGGTTCAGCCAGAGGTTTGGATAAGAGACATTGCGCCGAATTTATCGCCAGGTAAAATCGTGGTCTTCCTAAGTGGTTATAATGTATATTATGGTTTCATAAAGCCGCCTAAGGACGTTGACGTTATAATGGTCGCTCCGAGGATGATCGGTGAAGGAGTTAGGGATAACTTCGTGAATGGTAAGGGGTTTCCCGTACTGATCGGTGTTGCGAATAATTATAGTGGTAGGGCATGGGACCACGCACTGGCATACTCAAAGGCCATTGGTGCCATTGGTAAACCAGGTGGTGTGGCTGTCGAGTCGAGCTTTGAGGAGGAGACGATAACAGACTTATTCAGTGAGCATACGTGGGCTGGGGCATTCTTATTTCTACTGGCTGAGGGCTATAATGTGCTTGTTGAGAATGGCGTGTCTCCTGAGGCTGCCATGCTTGAGCTTTGGGCCTCTGGTGAATTGATAGCCATTACTAAGGCGATCGTTGAGAAGGGATTATTCGCACAGCTTAAGGGTCATTCCACGACTAGTCAATATGGCCACTTAACCTGGGGTCCTAGGTACGTGACTGATGAGGTTAAGAAATTAATGAGGGAGGCGATTAGGCAAATTAAGGATGGCACATTTGCTAGGGAATGGGCTCTCGAGAGGATGCTTGGCTATCCAGTCTTCAATAGGCTTTGGGATGAGATAATGAGAGGTAGGGTTTGGCAGGATGAGGATAGGCTCTATAGGGCCTTGGGTAGGCGTAAGTAA
- the hemC gene encoding hydroxymethylbilane synthase, whose protein sequence is MRIRIATRGSRLSLIQTEIVMNMIRRVEPNVRFDVIIVRTTGDVIQDKPLYAIGVKGIFEKEVNLALLRNEADIAVHSLKDLPSEISPGLVVAGFSPRDPPFDVLVVKDDYPSELMALPSGARVGTSSVRRRAFLLNVRRDISINVIRGNVDTRINKLIRGDYDAIVIAEAGLVRLINDVKSLNIKYTRISPDVLPPAPGQGIIAVVAREKDTDLVDLLNKASDPKARAEALAERAFLRTIGGGCHVPVGGMAIHEGARMEFIAGMADLNGERKVLVKLSGSPSNPEELGVNAARELLKRWSEG, encoded by the coding sequence ATGAGAATTAGAATTGCGACAAGGGGAAGTAGGTTATCGCTGATACAGACGGAGATTGTGATGAACATGATTAGGAGGGTTGAGCCTAACGTGCGGTTTGACGTGATAATTGTAAGGACCACAGGCGATGTTATTCAGGATAAGCCATTATATGCCATTGGTGTTAAGGGGATTTTTGAGAAGGAGGTTAACCTGGCGCTGCTGAGGAATGAGGCGGACATAGCCGTACATAGCCTCAAGGACCTGCCCAGTGAGATTAGTCCAGGTCTTGTGGTTGCTGGGTTCTCGCCTAGGGATCCGCCATTCGATGTCTTAGTCGTTAAGGATGATTACCCAAGTGAATTAATGGCATTACCAAGTGGTGCTAGGGTTGGCACATCAAGTGTTAGGCGTAGGGCATTCCTCCTTAATGTTAGGAGGGATATCTCAATAAACGTAATTAGGGGTAATGTCGACACACGAATTAATAAATTAATCAGGGGCGATTACGACGCCATTGTAATCGCGGAGGCAGGCCTTGTGAGACTAATAAATGACGTGAAATCACTTAACATTAAGTACACCCGCATATCCCCTGATGTGTTACCACCAGCGCCTGGGCAGGGCATAATAGCGGTTGTTGCCCGTGAAAAGGACACGGACCTAGTAGATCTCCTGAATAAGGCTAGCGACCCCAAGGCTAGGGCTGAGGCATTAGCTGAAAGGGCGTTCTTAAGGACTATCGGTGGTGGATGTCACGTACCCGTTGGCGGTATGGCTATTCATGAGGGGGCTCGTATGGAGTTTATTGCAGGTATGGCTGATTTAAATGGGGAGAGGAAAGTCCTTGTTAAGCTAAGCGGTTCGCCATCAAATCCTGAGGAGCTTGGGGTGAATGCTGCGCGTGAATTACTTAAGCGGTGGAGTGAGGGATAA
- a CDS encoding helix-turn-helix domain-containing protein: MSSKLTKTEELAAKLYFNEGLKPKEIAQKLGISVNTVYKAISKYRAFTKNIDQALNQLNDDKQLNKVDTQMNNNNSSYLLGGYGNILNVSLSIITGMPDPQLRNDYLYESAYQGELIKELKSLKELIGKLIEKVEELEKRSKDGCIPGTVKGQDIIVNNEQFNNDSLPDFIRDNPWIDVIKSIHADV, translated from the coding sequence ATGTCGAGTAAATTAACGAAGACTGAGGAGTTAGCTGCTAAGCTTTACTTTAATGAGGGATTGAAACCTAAGGAGATAGCTCAGAAGCTCGGTATATCCGTAAACACCGTGTACAAGGCAATATCTAAGTATAGGGCCTTCACCAAAAATATTGACCAGGCATTAAATCAGCTGAATGATGATAAGCAATTAAATAAAGTAGATACTCAAATGAATAATAACAATAGCTCATACTTATTAGGTGGTTATGGCAATATCCTTAACGTGAGCCTATCTATCATTACGGGAATGCCTGATCCACAACTAAGGAATGATTATTTATATGAGAGCGCTTATCAAGGTGAGTTAATAAAGGAATTGAAATCTCTTAAAGAATTAATTGGCAAGCTCATTGAGAAGGTTGAGGAGCTTGAGAAGAGGAGTAAGGATGGTTGCATCCCTGGTACTGTGAAGGGGCAGGACATTATTGTTAATAATGAGCAGTTTAATAATGATTCGTTGCCTGATTTTATACGAGATAATCCATGGATCGACGTCATTAAGTCGATACATGCCGACGTTTAG